In bacterium, a single genomic region encodes these proteins:
- a CDS encoding CusA/CzcA family heavy metal efflux RND transporter produces MLTKLIDFTIQQRWLMICLAGLLVIAGLVALTRLPFDAFPDTSPVMVQVNVSAPGWAPEEVERQITYPIERELSGLAGLTEVRSISKYGLSQVNLVFRDEIDIYLARQQTTERLVGVELPDGVPAPKLGPISTGLGEVFHYILVGDLEDPTEARTIQDWIIKPQLQAVPGVAEVNSWGGFEKQYQVLFDPNRLVQYGLALTDVVERLRANIGNVPGGEMIRGGEQTLVRGVGVVNDRRQIEELVIAERDGTPVHIHDIADVVIGHEIRRGATTYDGRGEAILGLGFMLTGENSRDVTERLARQLEEARKSLPPGIEARVVYQRTDLVGQILGTVQHNLFFGAILVIAVLFVFLGHLRAGLIVASAIPLSMLFAFDMMTRLGIAGSLMSLGAIDFGLAVDNAVIQVENAARRLAVMEAGRSRLQVVRDAILEVRKPTLFGELIVMLVYLPILTLEGIEGKMFRPMALTVVLVLIGSLIMSFSVIPAMIAIFMKPGAKEREPRLVLWLQRVYRPALDWALRHGRAVLVTALVMLLVGIGLFTRLGSEFIPRLSEGTIAINLVRLAGVSLEQSIDYSTRIERALLAKFPDEIAHIWSRTGTAELATDPMGLELTDVFITLTPRDQWTRAGNQAELVALMDQELADLPGMNRVFTQPIEMRVNELIAGIRADVGIKIFGDDLDILEQKADEIAALAETIKGSADVTVEQLTGQPQFDVAVDRHRISRYGLSARDVLNYTESFGGIEVGEVYEGQRRFDLAVKMAPAWRTAPEDIERIPIVSPSGALVTMDQVTIPKVSTGPSTITREWGKRRAVVQCNVRGRDVGSFVDELRRRIGAEIAFPPGYFVRFGGQFENLERARTRLAIVVPIALLLIFGLLYWTYRSVRDAILIFTGVPLAVLGGIVTLAVRGMPFSISAGVGFIALSGVAVLNGLVLVSTIKRMRAEGMDLEPAIRESAVTRLRPVLMTALVAAFGFIPMALSHEVGAEVQRPLATVVIGGILTSTALTLLVLPVLYRVFGRTSEGEM; encoded by the coding sequence GTGCTGACAAAACTGATCGACTTCACGATCCAGCAGCGCTGGCTCATGATCTGTTTGGCCGGGTTGCTGGTGATCGCCGGACTGGTCGCGCTGACGCGGCTGCCGTTCGACGCTTTCCCCGACACGTCGCCGGTAATGGTTCAGGTCAACGTGTCCGCCCCCGGCTGGGCGCCGGAGGAAGTGGAACGGCAGATCACCTATCCGATCGAGCGGGAGTTGTCCGGCCTGGCCGGACTGACCGAGGTCCGTTCGATCTCCAAGTATGGCCTTTCGCAGGTCAATCTGGTCTTTCGCGATGAGATCGACATCTACCTCGCCCGTCAGCAGACCACCGAACGATTGGTCGGGGTCGAACTCCCCGACGGCGTCCCGGCTCCCAAGTTGGGACCGATCTCGACCGGACTGGGCGAAGTGTTCCATTACATCCTCGTGGGCGATCTCGAAGACCCCACCGAGGCGCGCACGATCCAGGATTGGATCATTAAGCCGCAATTGCAGGCGGTCCCCGGGGTGGCCGAGGTCAACAGTTGGGGGGGATTCGAAAAGCAGTACCAGGTGCTGTTCGATCCGAACCGTCTGGTCCAGTACGGCCTCGCCTTGACTGACGTGGTCGAGCGCCTGCGCGCCAACATCGGCAACGTCCCCGGCGGCGAGATGATTCGCGGCGGCGAGCAGACGCTGGTGCGCGGCGTCGGGGTCGTGAACGACCGCCGCCAGATCGAGGAACTGGTGATCGCCGAACGCGATGGCACGCCGGTGCACATCCACGACATCGCCGATGTCGTGATCGGGCACGAAATCCGTCGCGGCGCGACCACCTACGACGGCCGCGGCGAGGCGATCCTCGGGTTGGGCTTCATGCTCACCGGCGAGAACTCGCGCGATGTCACCGAACGGCTGGCGCGGCAGTTGGAGGAGGCCAGGAAATCGCTGCCGCCGGGCATCGAGGCGCGGGTGGTCTATCAGCGCACCGACCTGGTTGGGCAGATTCTGGGCACGGTGCAGCACAACCTGTTTTTCGGCGCCATCCTGGTCATTGCCGTGCTGTTTGTCTTCCTCGGACACCTGCGCGCCGGGCTGATTGTCGCCTCGGCGATCCCGCTGTCGATGCTGTTTGCCTTCGACATGATGACGCGGCTGGGGATCGCCGGCAGTCTGATGAGTCTGGGGGCGATCGACTTCGGGCTGGCGGTCGACAACGCGGTGATCCAGGTGGAAAACGCCGCGCGCCGGTTGGCGGTGATGGAAGCGGGCCGCTCGCGCCTGCAGGTGGTCCGTGACGCCATCCTCGAGGTGCGCAAGCCCACGCTCTTCGGCGAATTGATCGTGATGCTGGTCTACCTGCCCATCCTGACACTCGAGGGCATCGAAGGCAAGATGTTTCGTCCGATGGCGCTCACCGTGGTGCTGGTGCTGATCGGATCGCTCATCATGTCGTTTTCGGTGATCCCGGCGATGATCGCGATCTTCATGAAACCGGGCGCGAAGGAACGCGAGCCGCGGCTGGTGCTGTGGTTGCAGCGGGTCTACCGTCCGGCGCTCGACTGGGCGTTGCGGCACGGACGGGCGGTGCTGGTCACGGCGCTCGTGATGTTGCTTGTGGGCATCGGATTGTTCACACGGTTGGGATCGGAGTTCATCCCGCGTCTGTCCGAGGGAACCATCGCGATCAATCTGGTGCGTCTGGCGGGGGTCTCGCTGGAGCAGTCGATCGATTACAGCACCCGCATTGAGCGCGCCCTGCTGGCAAAGTTTCCCGATGAGATCGCGCACATCTGGTCGCGCACCGGCACCGCCGAACTGGCCACCGACCCGATGGGGCTGGAACTGACCGATGTGTTCATAACGCTCACGCCGCGCGACCAGTGGACGCGCGCCGGCAATCAGGCCGAACTGGTCGCGTTGATGGATCAGGAACTGGCCGATCTGCCCGGCATGAACCGGGTCTTCACCCAGCCGATCGAGATGCGCGTCAACGAGCTGATCGCCGGCATCCGCGCCGATGTTGGGATCAAGATCTTCGGCGACGATCTCGACATTCTCGAACAGAAAGCCGATGAGATCGCGGCGCTGGCCGAAACGATCAAGGGGAGCGCCGATGTGACCGTCGAGCAGTTGACCGGACAGCCGCAGTTTGACGTGGCGGTCGACCGGCATCGGATTTCGCGCTATGGGCTTTCGGCGCGCGATGTGCTCAACTACACGGAGAGTTTCGGGGGGATCGAAGTCGGCGAAGTCTACGAGGGCCAGCGGCGGTTCGATCTGGCCGTCAAGATGGCGCCCGCCTGGCGGACCGCGCCCGAGGACATCGAACGCATTCCGATCGTGTCGCCGTCCGGCGCCCTGGTCACCATGGACCAGGTAACCATCCCGAAGGTCTCAACCGGGCCTTCGACCATCACCCGCGAATGGGGCAAGCGGCGCGCGGTGGTGCAATGCAATGTGCGCGGCCGCGATGTCGGCTCGTTTGTCGACGAATTGCGTCGGCGCATCGGCGCGGAGATCGCCTTCCCGCCGGGGTATTTTGTCCGCTTTGGCGGACAGTTTGAAAACCTCGAACGGGCGCGCACACGCCTGGCGATCGTGGTGCCGATCGCGCTGCTTTTGATCTTTGGGCTTCTCTACTGGACTTATCGCTCGGTGCGCGATGCCATCCTCATCTTCACCGGCGTGCCGCTGGCGGTACTGGGCGGGATTGTCACCCTCGCGGTGCGCGGGATGCCCTTCTCCATTTCGGCCGGGGTGGGATTCATCGCGCTCTCCGGGGTCGCGGTGCTCAACGGGCTGGTGCTGGTTTCGACCATCAAGCGAATGCGCGCGGAGGGCATGGATCTCGAACCGGCGATCCGCGAGAGCGCGGTCACGCGCCTGCGCCCTGTGCTGATGACGGCGCTGGTGGCGGCCTTCGGTTTCATCCCGATGGCGCTCTCGCATGAGGTCGGCGCCGAGGTACAGCGTCCGCTGGCCACGGTGGTGATCGGCGGCATCCTGACATCGACCGCGCTGACGCTTTTGGTGTTGCCGGTGCTGTACCGGGTGTTCGGCCGCACGTCGGAGGGGGAGATGTGA